The proteins below come from a single Mercenaria mercenaria strain notata chromosome 3, MADL_Memer_1, whole genome shotgun sequence genomic window:
- the LOC123524159 gene encoding putative ferric-chelate reductase 1 — protein sequence MKYLYILVIYGFIFLLTALQMQYTIIKGLLWSLFFFWLIRPVLTGITLDNSCGITRGCYHDCTSSGCSFLIMWFYRPEIKAIEFTMKKSFSDIYRQQWFAMGFSHDERMGDDSVIECVSDPDVRIWADARHSYNDNHYNVEISHPKIGLREMSGSMRDGIITCNFTRLVRVEDIDSIFNLDKPWYLLVTNGYMDNGSKLKHELYPNEPFISPYKVDFQKHDDVTGRKIHYLVRVHGCLMVFAWMILASASIILARYYKHQWPEGRACGRRIWYQVHKVIMLSVLICVTASFIVIWIHTKGYAKLKGANVIQKAHPTLGIIVMGLTVINPLMAFIRPKSDTATRPIFKYVHGFLGTTVYVIAILNCILGVTLPNTFVPWYTMWIIIAFAIYQLVFEIMMESYECFLIKTGRKSDYEIREMSAIRNSITKIPAPPGSLLKNILIGFHVLVLFGFGITSIVTIAL from the exons ATGAAGTATTTGTACATCTTAGTCATTTACGGATTTATATTTCTCTTAACAGCCTTACAAATGCAGTATACTATAATAAAAGGATTATTATggagtttatttttcttttggctAATACGACCTGTACTAACTGGTATT ACACTCGACAACTCTTGTGGTATAACTAGAGGATGTTATCATGACTGTACCTCAAGCGGTTGTAGTTTTCTCATCATGTGGTTTTACAGACCGGAAATAAAAGCCATAGAGTTTACTATGAAGAAAAGCTTCAGCGATATATATAGACAACAATGGTTTGCTATGGGTTTCTCGCATGATGAACGCATG GGAGATGACAGTGTTATTGAATGTGTCAGTGATCCTGATGTACGTATTTGGGCAGATGCCAGGCACTCGTACAATGACAATCACTACAATGTGGAGATCAGTCAT CCAAAGATCGGATTACGTGAAATGTCAGGATCTATGCGTGATGGGATAATAACCTGTAACTTTACAAGACTGGTCCGTGTGGAGGATATAGATAGCATATTTAATCTGGATAAACCTTGGTATCTACTCGTCACTAATGGATATATGGATAATG GTTCGAAGTTAAAGCACGAGTTGTACCCAAATGAACCGTTTATTTCACCTTATAAAGTAGACTTTCAGAAACATGATGATGTAACAGGCCGGAAAATACACTACTTGGTCAGAGTACACG GTTGTTTGATGGTATTTGCCTGGATGATATTGGCAAGTGCCTCAATAATTTTGGCTCGATATTACAAACACCAATGGCCTGAAGGCCGGGCGTGTGGTCGCAGAATATGGTACCAG GTACACAAGGTTATAATGCTGTCAGTATTGATATGTGTAACTGCATCATTTATTGTTATTTGGATTCATACAAAGGGATATGCAAAG TTAAAAGGAGCCAATGTTATTCAGAAAGCACACCCAACGCTTGGTATAATAGTTATGGGACTAACAGttataaat CCTTTAATGGCATTTATACGTCCAAAATCAGACACAGCTACTCGCCCAATATTCAAATATGTACATGGATTTTTAGGGACGACTGTTTACGTAATTGCAA TACTGAACTGTATTCTCGGTGTTACCTTACCGAATACATTTGTTCCCTGGTATACAATGTGGATCATTATAGCATTCGCtatctatcaactagtttttgaAATTATGATGGAATCTTATGAATGCTTTTTAATTAAAACAG GTCGAAAATCAGATTACGAGATCAGAGAAATGTCTGCCATTAGGAACTCAATCACCAAGATTCCAGCACCTCCg GGATCTTTGCTGAAGAACATTTTAATCGGTTTCCATGTTTTAGTGTTATTTGGATTTGGAATAACGAGCATAGTTACGATTGCTTTGTGA